A section of the Hirschia baltica ATCC 49814 genome encodes:
- a CDS encoding GIY-YIG nuclease family protein yields the protein MKGRSVRLFLVDGTPTGLITAEVMNWVGHVLMTPRSRLVDALAREEASRTGVYILLGEDPENPTRTKAYIGEGDNIANRIKAHAKDETKDFWTRACLISSKDKNLTKAHIRYLEGRLIDKAIQAGRADLANGTSPDIVNFLPESDESDMEFFLSQIEVVLPVLGVDILRERPKVSLSTDTTTSLQKDVQSPHILALYLESKKHGYRAQAIEQDGEFVVLKGSTALADPPHTSDGYAKLRISLIENNTLASSEPDNGLLVFLQDVSFNSPSAAASVISGRNSNGRWEWRLMDTNQTLKDWQIQQLESKLTD from the coding sequence ATGAAGGGCCGTTCAGTACGTTTGTTCCTTGTTGATGGAACACCTACAGGCTTAATCACAGCGGAAGTCATGAATTGGGTAGGGCATGTTCTCATGACGCCACGCTCACGATTGGTCGATGCTTTAGCAAGAGAAGAAGCAAGCCGAACAGGTGTCTACATTCTCCTTGGAGAAGATCCAGAAAATCCAACACGAACGAAAGCCTATATTGGTGAAGGGGATAACATCGCCAATCGAATAAAGGCGCATGCAAAAGATGAAACTAAAGATTTCTGGACGCGAGCTTGCCTGATTTCCTCAAAAGATAAGAATCTTACAAAAGCACACATTCGCTACCTTGAAGGCCGTTTGATCGACAAAGCGATCCAGGCAGGGCGTGCAGATCTAGCGAATGGAACAAGCCCCGATATAGTGAACTTCCTTCCAGAATCCGATGAATCCGATATGGAGTTTTTCCTATCTCAGATAGAGGTCGTTTTACCTGTTTTGGGGGTAGATATATTGCGTGAGCGCCCTAAGGTAAGCTTGTCTACTGACACGACGACCAGTCTACAAAAAGATGTGCAATCTCCTCACATACTAGCTTTATACCTAGAATCAAAAAAGCATGGCTATCGAGCGCAAGCTATAGAACAAGATGGTGAATTCGTTGTATTGAAAGGTTCAACGGCGCTTGCTGATCCGCCACATACTTCTGATGGCTATGCAAAATTGCGCATAAGCCTAATTGAGAATAATACACTCGCCAGCAGTGAGCCTGACAATGGTTTATTGGTGTTTCTACAAGATGTTTCATTCAACAGCCCTAGTGCGGCTGCGTCGGTTATCAGCGGTCGTAATTCAAATGGTCGCTGGGAATGGCGGCTGATGGATACCAACCAGACTTTGAAAGATTGGCAAATCCAGCAACTTGAAAGCAAACTCACAGATTAA
- a CDS encoding helix-turn-helix domain-containing protein, with protein MSNISAVLKTTTPIAVSPAEGAKMAGLGRTKLYEAISSGELPSFRIGTRRLIRVSAIEAWLASHESATAKK; from the coding sequence ATGTCGAATATTTCTGCCGTGTTAAAGACAACTACACCTATCGCTGTTTCCCCAGCTGAAGGGGCTAAGATGGCCGGACTTGGCCGCACAAAATTATATGAAGCTATCTCTTCAGGTGAGTTACCTAGTTTTAGGATTGGTACACGCCGCCTGATACGCGTGTCAGCCATAGAAGCCTGGCTCGCATCACATGAAAGCGCTACTGCAAAAAAATAG
- a CDS encoding YfjI family protein, producing the protein MNQSRKIRPADEILNHALRVQAGDKTAIQQTQWSHGEFPPSPLLREKPPAAPFPIDALGPLSDAARAIEDMTQAPSALAAQSVLGVASLAVQGFADVQLHHSGSARGPLNLFLLTICESGERKSGCDKLAMGPVRSFEAKLQSDRQSEMQSFQNQQAVFMERRKNILRNLKSTDAAVQAKRDLDALGPEPEPPLSPSIVASDPTIEGVIKNLHCMHPSLGLFSDEAGAFIGGYAMNKDNALKTAAKLSKFWDGAAIDRWRAEDGSSLFLGRRLCCHLMAQEIASASFLADPVMNGQGLLARFLIVQPASTIGFRLRDSFCASSVTALSRFHLRISDILHADLPLAENTRNQLEPRLLELSGDAKDRLKAFAQDIEKSQQPDGTLEGLRAFASKSAEHTARLAGIMTLYADLRSTSVEGPTMENAITLVRYYINEAERLTGGAGLTRDIINAEKLRLWLINKWPHDHVSATDALQRGPLKRGFSASDIRALLEVLQAHDWIVKENRGAIIDGQKRREAWRIRRAKD; encoded by the coding sequence ATGAACCAATCCCGCAAAATCCGCCCTGCTGACGAGATACTCAATCATGCCCTTCGCGTTCAGGCAGGCGACAAAACAGCAATTCAACAAACACAATGGAGCCATGGTGAATTCCCTCCCTCTCCGCTGTTACGTGAGAAGCCACCCGCCGCCCCATTTCCAATAGATGCACTCGGACCACTGAGTGATGCGGCACGCGCAATTGAAGATATGACACAAGCGCCCTCTGCGCTGGCCGCGCAATCAGTTTTAGGCGTCGCATCCCTTGCCGTTCAAGGATTTGCAGATGTGCAGCTTCATCATAGCGGCTCTGCACGCGGACCCTTGAATCTATTTCTGCTAACCATTTGTGAAAGCGGTGAACGAAAATCGGGTTGCGACAAGCTTGCGATGGGGCCTGTCCGGTCCTTTGAAGCCAAGCTACAAAGCGATCGACAATCAGAAATGCAAAGCTTTCAAAACCAGCAAGCTGTTTTTATGGAGCGGCGCAAAAATATCCTAAGAAATTTGAAATCAACCGACGCTGCTGTGCAAGCCAAACGTGATCTAGATGCGCTTGGTCCAGAGCCGGAACCGCCCTTATCTCCTTCTATCGTAGCATCTGATCCGACCATTGAAGGCGTAATCAAAAACCTACACTGCATGCACCCTTCTCTGGGTTTATTCTCTGATGAAGCTGGCGCTTTTATCGGCGGCTATGCCATGAACAAGGACAATGCGCTTAAAACCGCCGCCAAGCTTTCCAAGTTCTGGGACGGCGCAGCCATCGATCGATGGCGAGCGGAGGATGGAAGCTCGCTCTTTCTTGGTCGCCGCTTATGCTGTCACCTTATGGCGCAAGAAATTGCTTCTGCCAGCTTTCTTGCCGATCCTGTCATGAATGGCCAAGGCCTTTTAGCAAGGTTTCTTATTGTACAACCTGCCAGCACAATTGGTTTTAGATTGCGAGATAGTTTTTGCGCCTCAAGTGTAACTGCTTTGAGTCGCTTTCACTTGAGAATTAGCGATATTCTGCATGCTGACCTGCCCTTGGCGGAGAATACTCGCAACCAACTCGAGCCCCGTCTTCTAGAGTTATCAGGCGATGCCAAAGACCGCTTAAAGGCATTTGCGCAAGATATAGAAAAATCACAGCAACCTGATGGCACGCTGGAAGGATTGCGAGCTTTTGCAAGCAAATCTGCAGAACACACCGCACGACTGGCGGGCATCATGACGCTGTATGCGGATCTTAGATCAACTTCCGTTGAAGGTCCGACAATGGAGAACGCAATCACACTAGTCCGCTATTATATCAACGAAGCAGAACGTCTGACCGGCGGCGCAGGTCTAACTAGAGATATTATCAATGCAGAAAAGTTGAGGCTTTGGCTCATCAACAAGTGGCCGCACGATCATGTCTCGGCAACAGACGCGCTACAGCGCGGCCCGCTCAAACGCGGGTTTAGCGCAAGCGACATCCGCGCCTTGTTGGAAGTACTTCAAGCGCATGACTGGATCGTAAAGGAAAACCGTGGCGCGATCATTGACGGCCAGAAGCGGCGCGAAGCCTGGCGGATAAGACGCGCTAAAGATTGA
- a CDS encoding HlyD family efflux transporter periplasmic adaptor subunit → MSMTNNHDLFRPETLEANSTDRWGRPVGLLPMAWSRITLLLLLFIVVIIVFLSTVNFSRKETVRGRLRPTEAEARVYVSQPGVLKSLDVTIGEPIEKGMPIGLVSTDRQIESGESLGEQAVQALAEEADSLKDRQAGLLRSAKISADQIVLEEEKAEREQLDARANLQIIERRYEIALERVESALPLMEKGLLPKEEFRRREELKLQTEQAVIDLNGAINRASSRLSELALERASSKENLKRESASIDERLLQIQSQLATAQSQIGYVIKAPISGRVAALQISEGERADPQQPLLTILPEGGQLIAELFVPTRAIAFVEPGQEVRLQYDALPYQKFGAAFGLVESVSATTLSPHELRNGMQTEEAVYRVQVNLNEQSMPAFGKELALQSGMELSADIILEERKLMEWLLEPLMATRQRMKSS, encoded by the coding sequence ATGAGTATGACTAATAATCATGATCTTTTCCGCCCCGAAACCCTAGAAGCAAATTCAACGGACCGTTGGGGACGGCCTGTTGGTCTTTTGCCTATGGCATGGTCACGCATCACATTACTACTATTGCTCTTTATCGTTGTGATTATCGTCTTTCTATCGACAGTCAACTTCTCACGTAAAGAAACAGTGCGTGGGCGATTGCGTCCAACTGAAGCTGAAGCGCGTGTGTATGTCTCTCAACCCGGTGTTTTGAAGTCTTTGGATGTTACGATCGGAGAACCTATCGAAAAAGGGATGCCGATCGGACTTGTGAGCACAGACCGTCAAATTGAATCAGGTGAAAGCCTTGGTGAACAGGCGGTGCAAGCTCTTGCAGAAGAAGCTGATAGCTTGAAAGACCGTCAAGCTGGTTTGTTGCGGAGTGCAAAGATTTCAGCAGATCAAATCGTCCTTGAAGAGGAAAAAGCAGAACGCGAACAACTTGATGCTAGAGCAAATTTGCAAATTATTGAGCGCCGCTATGAGATAGCTTTAGAACGCGTCGAGTCTGCTCTTCCGCTCATGGAAAAAGGATTACTGCCTAAGGAAGAATTCCGTCGGCGTGAAGAATTAAAGCTTCAAACCGAGCAAGCTGTTATTGATCTTAACGGCGCAATTAACAGAGCATCTTCTAGATTATCTGAATTAGCATTGGAACGTGCTTCTAGCAAAGAGAATTTAAAGCGAGAGAGTGCCAGCATTGATGAACGACTTTTGCAGATACAGTCCCAATTGGCGACTGCTCAATCTCAAATCGGCTATGTGATTAAAGCACCAATATCAGGACGCGTGGCAGCCTTGCAAATCTCTGAAGGAGAGCGTGCTGATCCACAACAGCCTCTGCTCACAATCCTTCCAGAAGGTGGACAATTAATTGCCGAATTGTTTGTGCCGACGCGCGCCATTGCTTTTGTGGAGCCTGGTCAAGAAGTTCGCTTACAATATGACGCGCTACCATATCAGAAATTTGGAGCAGCATTTGGCCTGGTGGAAAGTGTCTCGGCGACGACTTTATCTCCGCATGAATTGCGTAATGGTATGCAAACGGAAGAGGCCGTCTATCGTGTACAGGTGAACCTGAATGAACAATCAATGCCTGCCTTTGGCAAAGAACTGGCGCTTCAATCAGGTATGGAATTATCAGCTGATATCATTCTTGAAGAACGCAAATTGATGGAATGGCTACTAGAGCCATTAATGGCAACTCGCCAACGCATGAAATCAAGCTGA